TCCATTCTCTGAATCATTACAGAGATTTTCAGTTTATAGAAAAACATAATGTACAACATTTAATAGCAATTGGTAAAAATCAATATCACGTTTAATTTGGGTTACCCAACTCTTAAACGATAAAAATTGTAAATACCTTAAATATCTGGTGAAGAATGTAAAAACCAAACGAGAAAATATTGTAAATAGTTGCAGAAAAGTTTTATTAGTAGTTAGTACTGATTAATTATATAACATTTGGTCGGAACTATGTAAGGAAAGTAATCAAAATCCTACTGACCTTTGACCTTGTTTTTAATTTCAGAAGCAAATGTACAGATAGAATCTTCAGCACAGCTATTGAGATCAGATCAACTAATAGATTAATTGGAATATTCATTTCGAAAGTTTTGTCTCATCTTACAATATTTTTTTGAAGATTTAATAAATGACTAGTATGTTCAACAAACCATTACAATGACAACCAAAACCCCCTTTATCGCTAAACAATTTACCATAGCAGGTGAAAAAACAATCCTGTTCGGGCATTGGTGGTCAGGTATTTTCTTGACAACCGGAACTATTATTTTATTTATTTATGACACATTAAGAGAGACGTTTACAAGGGATTTTGAATTTCGTGAATTTGCATATCAGTGTTATAAAATTGGTTATAAAACCTTGCCATTAATCTCATTGACAGGATTGATCATGGGTTTGGTCCTGACGATTCAATCCAGGCCTGTACTTATAAACTTCGGAGCTGTCAGTATGCTGCCGGGGATGGTTGCTGTATCTTTAATAAGAGAAATGGGACCCGTCATTACCGCTTTGATATGTGCCGGAAAAATCGGATCGGGCATAGGTGCAGAATTAGGCTCCATGCGGGTAACAGAACAAATTGATGCAATGGAAGTTTCTTCAACCAATCCGATGAGATTTTTAGTAGTTCCGAAAGTATGGGCAGCTACATTGATGATTCCGATTCTGGTACTATATGCAGACTTTTTGGGTATCATGGGAAGCTGGGCCGGAGCAAATATCAAAGGTGATGTTTCACTGATTCTGTTTTTATCTCAGGCTTTCAGAGTAGTTGAGTTTATTGATTTTCTGCCTGCGGTTGTAAAAACTTTTTTCTTTGGTGCTGTGATTGGGATGGTCGGCTGTTATAAAGGCTACAATACAGGAAGGGGAACAGAAAGTGTAGGATTAGCAGCAAACAGTGCAGTAGTCATCTCATCCGTTTTAGTAATAGTCGTTGATGCTTTTGCTGTTCAGATCACGGATATGATAACAAAATGAGTAAGAAATGAAAGAAACCGATCAAAAGAACCCGATCATAGAAATCAGCTCTTTAAAAAAGTCCTTTGATGGCGAAGAAATTTTAAAAGGCATAAATCTCAAACTTTTTAAACAGGAAAATCTGGTAGTACTTGGAAAGTCAGGCTCCGGAAAATCAGTATTGATAAAATGTATAGTTGGTTTATTGACACCAGATTCAGGAACAATCGATGTATTTGGAAAAGATGCAACGGTTCTGAACAGAACTGAACTTGCAGAATTAAGAAAAAAAATCGGATTTTTGTTTCAAAGTGGTGCATTGTATGATTCTATGTCTGTGAGACAAAATCTGGAGTTTCCATTAATCAGAATCCGGAAAGAACTGAGCCTAAAGCAAAGAGAAGAAAAAATTATGGAGGTGCTGGAAAATGTAGGATTGGAAGACGCAGTTGACAAAATGCCGTCACAATTATCGGGAGGAATGCGTAAAAGAATCGGTCTGGCACGTACTCTGATCGTGGATCCTTTGATTATGTTGTACGACGAGCCTACAACAGGTCTCGATCCTACCACATCAGATGAAATAAGCCTTTTAATACTCGATGTACAGAAAAAATATAAAACATCATCCATCGTCATTACCCACGATATAGCATGTGCCAGAACAATTGCCAACAGAATGGTCATGCTGAAGGACGGTGAAATATACTTTGAAGGTTTTCCGGAAGATTTTGAAAAATCAAAGGACCTGGAAATCAAATCATTTTTTAAATAGAACTATTCAGGACTTTTATTATACTTTCTACTCTACAAACTAATTAAAATGAACACAAATACAGAAAAATTTAAAATCAGACTGGGTGTATTTATACTTACCGGATTAGTAATTTTTGCTATTGCCATTTTTATAATCGGAAGACAAAAGAATCTTTTTGATCCGGTAGTCAAAATTTATACTACCTTTTATAATGTCAGTGGTCTTCAGGTGGGAAATATGGTTAGATTTTCAGGTATCAATGTCGGCACAGTAGATAAAATCGCCATCATTAATGACTCGACGGTTCAGGTTGGGATGCTTATTAAAAAAAGTGTACAGCCATTCATAAAATCCGATTCACAAGTAGGCATTGGTTCAGAAGGGATCATTGGCGACAGAATTCTTATAATTTCTCAGGGTGGAAGCAATACTAAAACTGTTCAGGAAGGAGAAGAGCTATTATCCTCAGAGCCTATTGAAACAGATGAGATTATAGCAAGTTTGGAGATTACAGCACATCAGGCGGAAATCATTACAAAAGAGCTCTCTGAGATTATGGTTAGTATAAATAGCGGAAAAGGGACTATCGGAAAATTGATACATGATCCGACCATAGCTACCAACCTGGGCAAGACGATGGACAATCTTAAAGCCAGTTCAAAAGGACTTGAAGAAAACATGGAAGCCGCCAAGAGTAACTTTCTGTTGCGAGGATTTTTCAAAAAGAAGGAAACTGATGAAAGAAAAAAAACGGAAGCACTTGAAAAAGCGGCTGCCAAAAAGAAAAAAGATCTGGAAAAAGCAACAGCTGACAAGAAAAAAGAAGATGAAAAAGAAGCTGCAAAAAAGAAAAAAGCGGCTGAAAAAGAAGCTAAAAAGAAAAAGGAATAGTATTTTTGAAAACAAATTCAACCACTTATGAAAACTTCCAAAATAATTCAAAAAAATGTGCAGGTTGATGATTTTACAGCTAATTTTAATGAAATTGGTTCAGGTAGTAAAACCATCCTTTTTTTGCACGGATTTCCATTTGATAAATCAAGCTGGGATAAACAACTTAATTTTTTAGAAAAAAAAGGTTATAAGACCTTTGCATTAGATATACGTGGTTTTGGAAATTCGACATCAGGAACCAAAACGTTCAGTATAGATCGGTTTGCAGATGACCTTATTCAATTTATGGATTTAAAAGGGATAAAAAAAGCTGTGGTTTGCGGACTTTCAATGGGAGGGTATATTCTTTTAAATGTAGTAAGCAGATACCCGGACAGATTGAATGGCATCATCCTTTGTGACACACAATGTCTGGCGGATTCTCAAGAAGCAAAACAAAAAAGAATGGATACCATTCAAAAACTGACCGAAAATGGGGCGGGTGAATTTGCTGATGGATTTATACAAAAAGTGTTTTTTCAGAAGGCTCTCGAACAAAAAAAGGATTTGGTAATTAAAACAAAATCCATCATCCTAAAAACATCAATAGCTTCCCTGAAATCAGGATTAGAAGCTATTGCAGGCAGAAATAATACCTGTTCTGTATTATCGGAAATTACAATGCCGGCATTAATAATTTGTGGTAAGGAAGATGTAATTACACCTCCGGCACTATCCAAAGAAATGCATAAAAATATTAAAAATTCAACCTTGTGTTTGATAGAAAATGCCGGACATCTTTCAAACCTGGAAAGACCAATCGCCTTTAACAACGCTTTATTCAAATTTCTGCACAGTGTGTACTCATAAATCTATAAATATTCACATTATG
The genomic region above belongs to Saprospiraceae bacterium and contains:
- a CDS encoding ABC transporter permease, coding for MTTKTPFIAKQFTIAGEKTILFGHWWSGIFLTTGTIILFIYDTLRETFTRDFEFREFAYQCYKIGYKTLPLISLTGLIMGLVLTIQSRPVLINFGAVSMLPGMVAVSLIREMGPVITALICAGKIGSGIGAELGSMRVTEQIDAMEVSSTNPMRFLVVPKVWAATLMIPILVLYADFLGIMGSWAGANIKGDVSLILFLSQAFRVVEFIDFLPAVVKTFFFGAVIGMVGCYKGYNTGRGTESVGLAANSAVVISSVLVIVVDAFAVQITDMITK
- a CDS encoding ATP-binding cassette domain-containing protein; translation: MKETDQKNPIIEISSLKKSFDGEEILKGINLKLFKQENLVVLGKSGSGKSVLIKCIVGLLTPDSGTIDVFGKDATVLNRTELAELRKKIGFLFQSGALYDSMSVRQNLEFPLIRIRKELSLKQREEKIMEVLENVGLEDAVDKMPSQLSGGMRKRIGLARTLIVDPLIMLYDEPTTGLDPTTSDEISLLILDVQKKYKTSSIVITHDIACARTIANRMVMLKDGEIYFEGFPEDFEKSKDLEIKSFFK
- a CDS encoding MCE family protein, with amino-acid sequence MNTNTEKFKIRLGVFILTGLVIFAIAIFIIGRQKNLFDPVVKIYTTFYNVSGLQVGNMVRFSGINVGTVDKIAIINDSTVQVGMLIKKSVQPFIKSDSQVGIGSEGIIGDRILIISQGGSNTKTVQEGEELLSSEPIETDEIIASLEITAHQAEIITKELSEIMVSINSGKGTIGKLIHDPTIATNLGKTMDNLKASSKGLEENMEAAKSNFLLRGFFKKKETDERKKTEALEKAAAKKKKDLEKATADKKKEDEKEAAKKKKAAEKEAKKKKE
- a CDS encoding alpha/beta hydrolase encodes the protein MKTSKIIQKNVQVDDFTANFNEIGSGSKTILFLHGFPFDKSSWDKQLNFLEKKGYKTFALDIRGFGNSTSGTKTFSIDRFADDLIQFMDLKGIKKAVVCGLSMGGYILLNVVSRYPDRLNGIILCDTQCLADSQEAKQKRMDTIQKLTENGAGEFADGFIQKVFFQKALEQKKDLVIKTKSIILKTSIASLKSGLEAIAGRNNTCSVLSEITMPALIICGKEDVITPPALSKEMHKNIKNSTLCLIENAGHLSNLERPIAFNNALFKFLHSVYS